One region of Drosophila kikkawai strain 14028-0561.14 chromosome 2R, DkikHiC1v2, whole genome shotgun sequence genomic DNA includes:
- the Cyp4p2 gene encoding probable cytochrome P450 4p2 has product MIWLLWLSVALSVLVHWTYKVNKDYYILAGLARRVRTKDGRPLESMLPMPKGRTIFANSFDLFGKDAAGVFEHLRKQARECRESYLQYAMGWSSYNVIDAHNAGNILNHPNLISKSAIYNFLHPFLRTGVLTATEKKWHKRRNMLTRTFHYDILNQFQEIFVAESLKFVDQFEGQNECTVSLKDRLARFTLNSICETAMGIKLDEMAEKGDRYRENFLRIDESFIRRISNPLFWDDCVYNLFAAREYETALKVVHDFSSEIIAKRRVLLEEELEYRRATQTADDDMCVVRKKRFAMLDTLICAEKDGLIDHIGICEEVDTLMAEGYDTTSISLLFALLNMSVYAEQQELCYQEIQENIEDDLSNLNMGQLTRLRHLEYFIKETMRLYPSIPIMGRQTIEETELDNGLILPKRSQINIHVYDIHRNPKYWDSPEEFRPERFLPENCQNRHAYAYIPFSAGQRNCIGQKYAMQEMKTLLVVILKQFRILPVIDPKSIVFQTGITLRFKDTIKVKLVRRQ; this is encoded by the exons ATGATCTGGTTGCTCTGGCTCTCGGTGGCCCTAAGTGTGCTCGTGCACTGGACCTACAAAGTAAACAAAGACTACTATATACTGGCTGGCTTGGCCAGGAGAGTGAGGACCAAGGATGGCAGGCCCCTGGAGAGTATGCTGCCCATGCCCAAGGGTCGCACCATATTCGCCAATAGCTTCGACTTGTTTGGCAAAGACGCCG cGGGAGTTTTTGAACACCTTCGTAAACAGGCAAGAGAGTGCCGCGAGAGCTATCTCCAGTATGCCATGGGCTGGTCCAGTTACAACGTTATCGATGCCCACAATGCAGGCAATATACTGAATCATCCCAACCTTATAAGCAAGAGTGCCATCTATAATTTTCTGCATCCCTTCCTCAGAACGGGAGTGCTGACAGCCACAG AAAAGAAATGGCACAAACGCAGAAACATGCTGACCAGAACCTTTCATTACGATATACTGAACCAGTTCCAAGAGATCTTTGT AGCGGAAAGCCTGAAGTTTGTTGACCAGTTTGAAGGCCAAAATGAGTGCACTGTCTCGCTGAAAGATCGCCTGGCCAGATTTACCCTAAACAGCATATGTG AAACTGCCATGGGCATTAAACTGGATGAAATGGCTGAGAAGGGCGATCGTTATAGGGAGAACTTCCTCCGCATAGATGAGAGCTTCATTCGCCGCATAAGTAATCCTCTGTTTTGGGATGACTGCGTGTACAACCTGTTTGCAGCCCGGGAATATGAAACAGCTCTTAAGGTGGTCCATGATTTTTCCAGTGAAATAATAGCCAAGAGGAGAGTTCTCTTAGAAGAGGAACTGGAGTACAGAAGAGCCACTCAAACAGCTGATGATGATAT GTGTGTAGTCAGAAAGAAGCGATTTGCCATGCTGGACACTTTGATTTGTGCAGAAAAAGATGGTCTCATTGATCACATAGGCATCTGTGAGGAGGTGGACACTCTGATGGCCGAGGGTTATGATACCACCTCTATAAGCCTGCTCTTTGCTTTGCTAAATATGTCGGTTTATGCTGAACAGCAAGAGCTGTGCTACCAGGAAATACAGGAGAATATAGAGg ACGACTTGAGCAACCTGAACATGGGTCAGCTGACTAGACTGAGACATCTGGAATACTTTATAAAGGAGACCATGCGCCTGTATCCCTCTATACCTATAATGGGTCGTCAGACCATCGAGGAGACCGAGCTGGATAATGGTCTCATCCTGCCCAAGCGTtcccaaataaatatacatgtCTATGACATCCATCGCAATCCCAAGTACTGGGATTCCCCTGAGGAATTTCGTCCTGAAAGATTCCTGCCCGAGAACTGTCAGAACCGGCATGCCTATGCCTATATCCCATTCAGTGCTGGACAAAGAAACTGCATTG GTCAAAAGTATGCCATGCAGGAGATGAAGACCCTTTTGGTGGTCATCCTCAAGCAGTTTAGGATTCTGCCCGTTATCGATCCCAAGTCCATTGTCTTTCAGACTGGGATAACCCTGCGCTTCAAGGACACAATAAAAGTCAAGCTAGTGAGGCGGCAGTGA